The DNA segment CTGTTTAACCAGCGCATTTTTCGGCGAGGTGAGGATCTCGACGAGCGCCTCCTCGTCGAGCTCTTCCAGGGTGGCGATCACCGGCACGCGGCCCACAAACTCGGGGATCAGACCAAAGCGCATCAAATCTTCGGGCTGCAAGGTGGCAAAGAGCTCGCTGGCCGAGCGATCGTCGACCTTGCTGATATCGCCGCCAAAGCCCATGCGCTTATCGCCCACACGCTGCGCGATGATCTGCTCCAGGCCCGAGAAGGCGCCACCGCAGATGAAAAGAATGTTGGTGGTGTCGATCTGCAAAAAGTCCTGCTGCGGATGCTTACGTCCACCCTTGGGAGGCACCGAGGCCACCGTGCCCTCAATGATCTTCAGCAGCGCCTGCTGCACACCTTCACCCGAGACGTCGCGCGTGATCGAGGGGTTCTCGCCCTTACGCGAGATCTTGTCGATCTCATCGATGTAGATGATCCCGCGGCTGGCCTTCTCCACGTCGCCATCGGCAGCCTGGAGCAGGTTGACGATGATGTTCTCCACATCTTCGCCCACATAGCCGGCCTCGGTGAGGCTGGTGGCGTCGGCGATGGTAAAGGGCACATCGAGAATGCGAGCGAGCGTCTGCGCCAGCAGCGTCTTACCGCTGCCGGTGGGGCCGATCAGCAGAATATTCGACTTCTGCAGTTCCACCCCGTCGCTATCCACCACGCTGTCGATGCGCTTGTAGTGGTTGTGCACGGCCACCGCCAGGTTGCGCTTGGCCTTCTCCTGACCGATCACATACTGATCGAGGATCTCCTTGATCTCGATGGGCTTGGGCACGTTGGCAATGCCACTTGTGCGGCTTTCTCGCTCGACCTCCTGGTCGATGATGTCGCCGCAGAGCCCGATGCACTCATCGCAGATGTAGACGGTGGGTCCGGCAATCAGCTTCTGCACGTCCCGCTGACTCTTCCCGCAGAACGAACAGCACAAATTGGCGTGACCGCCGCTGCCTTTCTTCGCCATAGAGATATCCTGGTGTCACTGGTCATGCTGCGCCCTCTTCCCGTGAAGACCTTGTGCCTTCACGCTCGGGCCGCTTCTACCCTCGAAAAACGGTGGGTTTCAGGGAGGCATTCCCCGAAACCCACCGGGGCACATCACGCATCCTAGCGAGCGCGCCGTGCCAACTTCAACTTCAGCCAGCTACCGCAGACGGCGCCGCCTTACTTCTCGGGCTGATCCTGCTTGGCCCGCGGGCTGATCACCTCATCGACAAGCCCGTACTCCCGGGCGTCTTCGGCGCTCATGAAGAAGTCGCGATCGGTGTCCCGCTCAATGCTCTCCAGGCTCTGGCCGGTGTGGCGAGCCAGGATGCCGTTGAGCGTCTCACGCAACTTCAGAATCTCACGGGCCTGGATGTCGATATCGGTGGCCTGACCACTTAAGCCCCCCATCAGGGGCTGGTGAATCAAGATCCGCGAATTGGGCAGGCTAAAGCGCCGCCCCGGCTCACCGGCCGCCAGCAGCACCGCTCCCATCGAGGCGGCCTGCCCCAGACAGATCGTGGTCACCGGCGCTTTGACGTACTGCATCGTATCATAGATCGCCAACCCCGCCGTCACACTCCCGCCCGGGGAGTTAATGTAGAGCGAGATCTCTTTCTCGGGATCGTCGCTCTCCAGAAAGAGGAGCTGGGCGATGATGGAGTTGGCGATCTGATCGTTGACCTGAGTACCCAGAAAGATAATCCGGTCTTTGAGCAGTCGACTAAAGATGTCCCAGCCGCGCTCTCCGCGGTGGGTTTGTTCGACGACGTTGGGGATAAAGGCCATGGCTCGCTCCTCGTGGTGTTGCTTAACGTTTCGACGCACACATCATTCGACTGCTCAACCGACACTCGGCTCCGCGCATTCGTAGGGCTTATTCGGAGGCTTCAGCGTCGTCGTCTTTCTTGGCGCTCTTCTTCTTGCTCGAGGCTTTCTTCTTGGGCTTGGCCTCAGCCTCTTCCGTGCCCTCATCGTCCTTCTTGGCGCTCTTCTTCTTGCTCGAAGCTTTCTTCTTGGGCTTGGCTTCGGCCTCTTCGGCCGGTGCCGCCTCAGCTTCTTCAGCCTCTTCGGTGGGCCACTCCACATCCACGATCTC comes from the Lujinxingia sediminis genome and includes:
- the clpX gene encoding ATP-dependent Clp protease ATP-binding subunit ClpX translates to MAKKGSGGHANLCCSFCGKSQRDVQKLIAGPTVYICDECIGLCGDIIDQEVERESRTSGIANVPKPIEIKEILDQYVIGQEKAKRNLAVAVHNHYKRIDSVVDSDGVELQKSNILLIGPTGSGKTLLAQTLARILDVPFTIADATSLTEAGYVGEDVENIIVNLLQAADGDVEKASRGIIYIDEIDKISRKGENPSITRDVSGEGVQQALLKIIEGTVASVPPKGGRKHPQQDFLQIDTTNILFICGGAFSGLEQIIAQRVGDKRMGFGGDISKVDDRSASELFATLQPEDLMRFGLIPEFVGRVPVIATLEELDEEALVEILTSPKNALVKQYRKLFRIDGVQVEFEPEALRSVARAALAHKTGARGLRSILETLMMDLMYDLPDREDIKELKITDEMVNRASGAQIQLDPTAAESA
- the clpP gene encoding ATP-dependent Clp endopeptidase proteolytic subunit ClpP, which codes for MRRNVKQHHEERAMAFIPNVVEQTHRGERGWDIFSRLLKDRIIFLGTQVNDQIANSIIAQLLFLESDDPEKEISLYINSPGGSVTAGLAIYDTMQYVKAPVTTICLGQAASMGAVLLAAGEPGRRFSLPNSRILIHQPLMGGLSGQATDIDIQAREILKLRETLNGILARHTGQSLESIERDTDRDFFMSAEDAREYGLVDEVISPRAKQDQPEK